A stretch of the Streptococcus himalayensis genome encodes the following:
- a CDS encoding L-threonylcarbamoyladenylate synthase, whose protein sequence is MTKHIQWTGELSQEGFDILQGQGGCIVCPTKVGYIIMTSDRAGLERKFEAKERNRNKPGVVLCGSMDELRELAQLNPEIEAFYQNHWDEDILLGCILPWKDEAMAKLKAYGDGREELMTDSRGTSCFVIKFGKAGEQLAARLWEEGKMVYASSANPSGKGNRGKVEGIGERIESSVDLVIEADDYVASIQPDKTIETRYEQGVMVSMVDKDGNLVPEQGGKRSVSPCPVVIRKGLDIDKIMMHLSDTFQSWDYRQGEYY, encoded by the coding sequence ATGACAAAACATATTCAATGGACAGGTGAACTTTCACAAGAAGGATTTGACATTTTACAGGGGCAAGGTGGCTGTATTGTCTGTCCTACAAAGGTAGGCTACATTATTATGACAAGCGATAGAGCTGGCCTAGAGCGAAAATTTGAAGCTAAGGAGCGCAATCGGAACAAACCAGGGGTTGTGCTGTGCGGTAGTATGGATGAACTCCGGGAATTAGCACAGCTTAATCCAGAAATTGAGGCCTTTTACCAAAATCATTGGGATGAGGACATTCTTCTTGGTTGTATCTTACCGTGGAAGGATGAGGCTATGGCAAAACTCAAAGCCTATGGAGATGGCCGTGAGGAATTGATGACAGATAGCCGTGGAACCAGTTGCTTTGTCATTAAGTTTGGTAAAGCAGGGGAGCAGTTGGCAGCCCGCCTTTGGGAAGAAGGTAAAATGGTCTATGCCTCATCTGCTAATCCATCTGGAAAGGGCAATCGTGGTAAGGTAGAAGGCATTGGTGAACGCATTGAATCAAGTGTTGACTTAGTCATTGAAGCGGATGATTATGTAGCCTCAATCCAGCCAGATAAGACAATTGAAACTCGATATGAGCAAGGCGTGATGGTATCTATGGTCGATAAAGATGGCAATTTGGTTCCAGAACAAGGCGGTAAACGTTCTGTTTCTCCATGTCCAGTCGTGATTCGTAAGGGTCTTGATATTGACAAGATTATGATGCATTTGTCTGATACGTTCCAATCTTGGGATTATCGTCAAGGGGAATACTATTAA